The following are encoded in a window of Strigops habroptila isolate Jane chromosome 9, bStrHab1.2.pri, whole genome shotgun sequence genomic DNA:
- the MARS2 gene encoding methionine--tRNA ligase, mitochondrial, which translates to MLRLPRRRLPRPPRRAACTGPGRRLLLSTPIFYANGPPHIGHLYSALLADALHRHRGLRGAGPGRLSTGTDEHGLKIQQAAAAAGTSPPELCERVSGLFRQALTQAGVSFTDFVRTSQPRHQRAVQRFWGALRDGGALYKGSYEGWYCTAEECFLPESQLAERRDAQGRPCKVSLETGHQVHWTKEENYMFRLSAFRDPLWKWLQENPHAVSPDPFYQRVLRWLEEDLPDLSVSRESSRLQWGIPVPGDPTQTIYVWVDALVNYLSVVGYPTAHGEWWPGVHVVGKDILKFHAVYWPALLMAVGLRPPEQILVHSHWTVHGQKMSKSLGNVVDPFSCMGQYTVDGFRYFLLRQGVPERDCDYYHEKVLKVVNSELADALGGLLNRSTALSINPSNTYPCFSESCFPKVSDSRETKGTGRASAEDYEFLASVASLPLQVAAYFEGFQIYKALECITLCVRQTNGFFQRHRPWKLDRKDPEEQLWLDTIIHVTLECLRIFGTLLQPVIPHTADKLLSRLGVEPQERALSSLTFLPRYSGKPCPFEGRQLGPDTGILFHRLEKSREHQRETKKL; encoded by the exons ATGCTGCgcctgccccgccgccgcctcccgcgcccgccccgccgcgccgcctgcaccgggcccggccgccgcctccTGCTGTCCACGCCCATCTTCTACGCTAACGGGCCGCCACACATCGGGCACCTCTACTCCGCGCTGCTCGCCGACGCGCTGCATCGACACCGCGGCCTCCGCGGCGCCGGCCCGGGCCGCCTCTCCACGG GGACCGACGAGCACGGACTGAAGATCCAGCAGGCTGCGGCCGCCGCAGGGACATCACCTCCGGAGCTCTGCGAGCGCGTCTCGGGCCTCTTCCGCCAGGCCTTGACCCAGGCCGGCGTCTCCTTCACCGACTTCGTCCGCACCAGCCAGCCCCGGCACCAGCGAGCCGTGCAGCGCTTCTGGGGCGCCCTCCGCGACGGCGGCGCCCTCTACAAAGGGTCCTACGAGGGCTGGTACTGTACCGCCGAGGAGTGCTTCCTGCCCGAGAGCCAGCTGGCCGAGCGCAGGGACGCGCAGGGGCGCCCCTGCAAGGTGTCGCTGGAGACCGGCCATCAG GTGCACTGGACCAAAGAGGAGAATTACATGTTCAGGCTGTCGGCGTTCCGAGATCCGCTGTGGAAGTGGCTCCAAGAGAACCCACACGCCGTCTCCCCTGACCCTTTCTACCAGCGCGTGCTGCGCTGGCTGGAAGAGGACTTGCCAGACCTGTCGGTCTCTCGGGAGAGCAGCCGGCTGCAGTGGGGTATCCCTGTCCCCGGTGACCCAACACAGACTATTTACGTGTGGGTAGATGCCCTGGTGAACTACCTGAGCGTGGTGGGCTACCCCACAGCACACGGGGAGTGGTGGCCGGGTGTGCATGTTGTGGGCAAGGACATCCTCAAGTTCCACGCTGTCTACTGGCCAGCTCTGCTGATGGCAGTGGGGCTGCGGCCCCCCGAGCAGATCCTTGTGCACTCCCACTGGACTGTCCACGGGCAGAAGATGTCCAAAAGCCTGGGCAATGTGGTTGACCCCTTCTCCTGTATGGGACAGTACACTGTGGATGGGTTTCGGTACTTCCTGCTAAGGCAGGGCGTGCCTGAGCGGGACTGTGACTACTACCATGAGAAGGTCCTTAAGGTGGTGAATTCAGAACTGGCAGATGCACTTGGGGGGCTTCTGAATCGGTCCACAGCCCTCAGCATTAACCCCAGCAACACCTACCCTTGTTTCTCAGAGTCTTGTTTTCCAAAGGTTTCGGATTCCAGGGAGACAAAAGGCACGGGCAGAGCTTCTGCTGAAGACTACGAGTTCCTGGCATCTGTGGCTTCTCTGCCTCTGCAGGTGGCTGCTTACTTTGAGGGTTTCCAGATCTACAAGGCTTTAGAATGTATTACCCTGTGTGTAAGGCAGACCAACGGTTTCTTCCAGAGGCACAGGCCGTGGAAACTTGACCGGAAAGAccctgaggagcagctctggcttGACACCATCATCCACGTCACACTGGAGTGCCTGCGCATCTTCGGgaccctgctgcagcctgtgatCCCTCACACTGCAGACAAGCTGCTGTCCAGGCTGGGTGTCGAGCCACAAGAGAGAGCTCTCTCCAGTTTGACGTTTCTACCTCGCTACAGTGGGAAACCGTGTCCCTTTGAGGGGAGGCAGCTTGGACCCGACACGGGCATCTTATTTCACAGACTAGAGAAGTCAAGGGAGCATCAGAGAGAAACCAAGAAGCTCTAG
- the RAB33A gene encoding ras-related protein Rab-33A isoform X1, with protein MAAGVGGRPPGPDSSLEPYVQTRIFKIIVIGDSNVGKTCLTFRFCGGTFPGQTEATIGVDFREKTVEIEGERIKVQVWDTAGQERFRKSMVEHYYRNVHAVVFVYDVTKMSSFTNLKTWIEECNGHAVSPLVPRVLVGNKCDLKDLIQVPSSMALKFADAHNMLLFETSAKDPKESQNVDAIFMCLACRLKAQRSLPCRDLEGWSGQARRLEPAHNTSSKTSCPC; from the exons ATGGCGGCGGGGGTCGGCGGGCGGCCGCCGGGCCCCGACTCCTCGCTGGAGCCGTACGTGCAGACCCGCATCTTCAAGATCATTGTGATCGGAGACTCGAACGTGGGCAAGACGTGCCTGACCTTCCGGTTCTGCGGGGGCACCTTCCCCGGGCAGACCGAGGCCACCATCGGTGTGGACTTCCGCGAGAAGACGGTGGAGATCGAGGGGGAGCGCATCAAG GTGCAAGTGTGGGACACGGCTGGCCAGGAGAGGTTTCGGAAGAGCATGGTGGAGCACTACTACCGCAACGTGCATGCTGTCGTCTTCGTTTACGATGTCACGAAGATGTCGTCCTTCACCAACCTCAAGACGTGGATCGAGGAGTGCAACGGGCACGCAGTGTCCCCCCTTGTCCCCAGGGTGCTCGTTGGGAACAAGTGTGACTTGAAAGACCTGATCCAAGTGCCATCCAGCATGGCCCTCAAGTTCGCCGACGCTCACAATATGCTTTTGTTTGAGACCTCGGCCAAGGACCCTAAGGAGAGCCAGAACGTGGATGCCATCTTCATGTGCCTGGCCTGCCGGCTGAAGGCGCAGCGCTCGCTGCCCTGCCGGGACCTGGAAGGCTGGTCGGGCCAGGCCCGCAGGCTGGAGCCAGCGCACAACACCAGCAGTAAAACCTCCTGCCCATGCTGA
- the RAB33A gene encoding ras-related protein Rab-33A isoform X2, with product MCPVTYSLGHCQCRTKACVTHPPILVHVIRHCLSLQGSLPAPCLRMTRCGWKGRWEALPHLPAGSLASSLPRGTRSAPAAFLLLCFASQVQVWDTAGQERFRKSMVEHYYRNVHAVVFVYDVTKMSSFTNLKTWIEECNGHAVSPLVPRVLVGNKCDLKDLIQVPSSMALKFADAHNMLLFETSAKDPKESQNVDAIFMCLACRLKAQRSLPCRDLEGWSGQARRLEPAHNTSSKTSCPC from the coding sequence ATGTGCCCTGTCACATACAGCCTTGGGCACTGTCAGTGTAGGACTAAAGCTTGTGTAACTCATCCACCGATCCTGGTTCATGTAATAAGACATTGCCTCTCCCTGCAAGGCTCATtgcctgcaccctgcctcaGGATGACGCGCTGTGGTTGGAAGGGGCGGTGGGAAGCTCTCCCACATCTTCCTGCAGGGAGCTTGGCCAGCAGCCTGCCTCGGGGGACACGCAGCGCTCCCGcagccttccttctcctctgctttgcttcccagGTGCAAGTGTGGGACACGGCTGGCCAGGAGAGGTTTCGGAAGAGCATGGTGGAGCACTACTACCGCAACGTGCATGCTGTCGTCTTCGTTTACGATGTCACGAAGATGTCGTCCTTCACCAACCTCAAGACGTGGATCGAGGAGTGCAACGGGCACGCAGTGTCCCCCCTTGTCCCCAGGGTGCTCGTTGGGAACAAGTGTGACTTGAAAGACCTGATCCAAGTGCCATCCAGCATGGCCCTCAAGTTCGCCGACGCTCACAATATGCTTTTGTTTGAGACCTCGGCCAAGGACCCTAAGGAGAGCCAGAACGTGGATGCCATCTTCATGTGCCTGGCCTGCCGGCTGAAGGCGCAGCGCTCGCTGCCCTGCCGGGACCTGGAAGGCTGGTCGGGCCAGGCCCGCAGGCTGGAGCCAGCGCACAACACCAGCAGTAAAACCTCCTGCCCATGCTGA
- the RBMX2 gene encoding RNA-binding motif protein, X-linked 2, protein MNPLTKVKLINELNAREAELGVQEAVSWHAEYKDSAWIFIGGLHYELTEGDVICVFSQYGEVVNINLVRDKKTGKSKGFCFLCYEDQRSTILAVDNFNGIKIKGRTIRVDHVANYRPPQDSDDLDDVTKTLHAKGCGVKTPPHTSSDSLSEDDDVPVKKPKERSREERRQASSQPGKRAASAEEAHPRIKIKKEKEDPAYERYASGSQQPGRGSERKPAGRTQREEEERKHQRPPERRGERSCQDQRGQGGLGEGRREEAGRRGDTHSTRRGEGPEGGRARERGSARGSSRC, encoded by the exons ATGAA CCCCCTGACGAAGGTGAAGCTGATCAACGAGCTCAACGCGCGGGAGGCGGAGCTGGGCGTGCAGGAGGCGGTCTCGTGGCACGCGGAGTACAAGGACAGCGCCTGGATCTTCATCG GCGGGCTGCACTACGAGCTGACGGAGGGCGATGTCATCTGCGTGTTCTCGCA GTACGGGGAGGTCGTCAACATCAACCTGGTGAGGGACAAGAAGACCGGGAAGTCCAAaggcttctgctttctgtgctaTGAGGACCAGAGGAGCACCATCCTCGCTGTTGATAACTTCAATGGGATCAAG ATCAAAGGAAGGACGATTCGAGTGGACCATGTGGCCAACTATCGGCCTCCCCAGGACTCTGATGACTTGGACGACGTTACAAAAACCCTCCATGCAAAGGGGTGTGGAGTGAAAACGCCGCCTCATACATCATCCGATTCCCTGTCAGAAGATGATGATGTGCCTGTAAAAAAGCCAAAAG agaggagcagagaggagcgGCGGCAGGCGAGCTCCCAGCCTGGGAAGAGAGCGGCGTCCGCGGAGGAGGCACATCCCAGGATCAAGAttaagaaggagaaggaggacCCGGCCTATGAGCGCTACGCCAGCGGGAGCCAGCAGCCCGGGAGGGGCTCCGAGAGGAAGCCTGCGGGCAGGACGCAGCGGGAAGAGGAGGAGCGGAAGCACCAGAGGCCTccagagaggagaggggagaggagctgccagGACCAGCGGGGCCAAGGCGGGttgggggaaggcaggagggaggaggcCGGCAGGAGGGGTGACACGCACAGCACCCGCCGGGGAGAGGGTCCTGAGGGCGGCCGGGCCCGGGAGCGC GGCTCCGCCAGGGGCTCCAGCCGCTGCTGA
- the SLC25A14 gene encoding brain mitochondrial carrier protein 1 yields MSALSWKPFVYGGLASIVAEFGTFPVDLTKTRLQVQGQSADARFREVRYRGMFHALFRICREEGGRALYSGIAPALLRQASYGTIKIGIYQSLKRLFVDRMEDETLLINVICGVVSGVISSALANPTDVLKIRMQAQGSLFQGGMIGSFIDIYQQEGTRGLWRGVVPTAQRAAIVVGVELPVYDITKKHLILSGLMGDTIFAHFVSSFTCGLAGAIASNPVDVVRTRMMNQRAIVGNTELYKGTLDGLVKTWKSEGFFALYKGFWPNWLRLGPWNIIFFITYEQLKRLPF; encoded by the exons ATGTCCGCGCTGAGCTGGAAACCCTTCGTGTACGGCGGGCTCGCCTCCATCGTGGCCGAGTTCg GCACGTTCCCCGTCGACCTCACCAAGACGCGGCTGCAGGTGCAGGGGCAGAGCGCCGATGCGCGGTTCCGCGAGGTCCGGTACCGCGGCATGTTCCACGCCCTCTTCCGCATCTGCCGGGAGGAGGGCGGCCGCGCCCTCTACTCGGG GATCGCCCCCGCCCTGCTGAGACAGGCGTCCTACGGCACCATAAAGATCGGCATCTACCAGAGCTTGAAGCGGCTCTTTGTGGATCGCATGGAAG ATGAGACGTTGCTGATCAATGTCATCTGCGGGGTGGTTTCAGGGGTGATCTCCTCTGCGCTCGCCAACCCGACAGATGTGCTGAAG ATCCGAATGCAGGCTCAAGGCAGTTTATTCCAGGGGGGCATGATTGGCAGCTTCATTGACATCTACCAGCAGGAGGGTACCCGAGGCCTCTGGAGG GGTGTTGTCCCAACAGCTCAGAGAGCTGCCATCGTGGTCGGCGTGGAGCTGCCAGTCTACGACATCACCAAGAAGCACTTAATCCTGTCGGGCCTGATGGGTGACACCATCTTTGCCCACTTCGT TTCCAGTTTCACCTGTGGGCTGGCTGGGGCCATCGCCTCCAACCCCGTGGACGTGGTGCGGACGCGGATGATGAACCAGCGAGCGATCGTGGGCAACACGGAGCTCTATAAGGGCACCCTGGACGGGCTGGTGAAG acATGGAAGAGCGAGGGCTTCTTTGCACTCTACAAAGGTTTCTGGCCCAACTGGCTTCGGCTCGGTCCCTGGAACATCATT TTTTTTATCACATACGAGCAGCTGAAGCGGCTTCCGTTCTGA
- the GPR119 gene encoding glucose-dependent insulinotropic receptor has protein sequence MAGSVLGTILAVLASLIITANALVAIALLCLIQKNGSKGLYFVLNLAIADALVGFTVTGLVMDEFSQPFYPRQIFCVLRMSFVTSSSAASILSLTLIACDRHLAIRKPFHYFQLMTGLRVGVCLAGLWLVAAIIGFLPVLTPGFQKVTNHEKCSIFGVFHPTYMLTVFCVGFFPALFLFIYLYCDMLKIASVHVQHIQEVEQAGLAGAACPPARTTSDMKAMRTVAVLIGCFTLSWLPFFIASIIQTVCSECFPTRVIENYLWLLGLGNSLLNPLLYSFWQRDMRLQLSQLAAGVKRRILLHPGGGHCFPGRGTTSVPTVSCLQLHH, from the coding sequence ATGGCTGGCTCAGTCCTGGGAACCATCCTCGCTGTGCTGGCCTCACTCATCATCACTGCCAATGCGCTGGTGGCCATCGCTCTCCTCTGCCTCATCCAGAAGAATGGCTCCAAGGGGCTCTATTTCGTCCTCAATCTCGCCATTGCGGATGCCCTGGTTGGCTTCACAGTCACGGGGCTGGTCATGGATGAGTTTTCCCAGCCCTTTTATCCTCGCCAGATCTTCTGCGTCCTGAGAATGTCTTTCGTGACCTCCTCTTCTGCCGCCTCTATCCTATCCCTGACCCTGATCGCGTGTGACAGGCACCTGGCCATCAGGAAGCCTTTCCACTACTTCCAGCTGATGACAGGCCTGCGGGTCGGGGTGTGCCTGGCAGGGCTCTGGCTGGTCGCTGCCATCATCGGCTTCCTCCCGGTCCTCACCCCAGGCTTTCAGAAGGTCACCAACCATGAGAAGTGCTCCATCTTTGGGGTCTTCCACCCCACGTACATGCTCACTGTCTTCTGCGTCGGCTTCTTCCCAGCActcttcctcttcatttatCTCTACTGTGACATGCTGAAAATCGCCTCCGTGCACGTGCAGCACATCCAGGAGGTGGAGCAGGCTGGGCTGGCGGGCGCCGCCTGCCCCCCGGCCCGCACCACCAGCGACATGAAGGCCATGCGCACCGTGGCCGTGCTCATCGGGTGCTTCACGCTGTCCTGGCTGCCGTTCTTCATCGCCAGCATCATCCAGACTGTCTGTTCCGAGTGCTTCCCCACCAGGGTCATTGAGAACTACCtctggctgctggggctgggcaaCTCCCTCCTCAACCCGCTGCTCTACTCCTTCTGGCAGAGGGACATGCggctgcagctctcccagctgGCTGCGGGCGTGAAGAGGAGGATCCTCCTTCACCCGGGTGGTGGCCACTGCTTCCCCGGCAGGGGCACCACGTCTGTCCCCACCgtgtcctgcctgcagctccacCACTGA